The DNA segment TATGAgtatttttaggattttttaaaaaaaaattattcagatgaaagaatttttttatttctaaattctCATCATAGGCCTAGAGAAACATTAGCACTTCACAGCATCTTGGTTAAATGCTGTAAACATTCAGGGTGTAAAACAGATGATGCacagttactttttttttttcaaagaaaaatgtttgattcattggtttttcttgaTCAGCAAGTACGTGCAAGATTTGCACATCGACAAGATATATAAGTGGTTACAGAATGGAGATTCCAATGAAAAATAGAGCCATCTTATTTCTCTAAtggccatttaattttaaatatatctgTGGCTTGTCAGAGAAGCTTGAAAATCTGAAGAATACTCAAAATGCTTCATTAACCATAAACAATACTCACTAAAGAGCTTGATTGATGAAGGGGGTATACcattccctttttttattttatttcctgcTTCATTTTCATGCAAAGAATCTTTATTTAAGTAATGAGTAATATCTGGGATGGGGTTTTTTCATGCCTATAATAAGTATGTTTTTGAATAGActaaaaaaccaaacatttTAAAGTGGAAGTGGAAATCAAATCAGCTTAGTCCCATAAAGTCTAATCTTTTCATTGTGGTGGTTAAAGACTTATCTTTATGTACTTATGTGGGAATGAACTTGTTCCCTTTGACCAGATATGAAAAGgcttttcttataattataaggtaactctttgattttttttttaaaaatctttttgtcttgatgattcaaaaacaaatacaacCCCACCtccattcatcaacaatatataGTATATTTCATTTTGCTTACAAACTCACATGCTAGCCTCCAAGGAGCCACATGTTCCCCATTGGGGCCACAAACCTTTTCACGCTAGCTTCAAGTGGGGCCATCCTTCATTcaacatttcaattttcaactatAGAAGTTGTGTTATATAATGTATATGAGTTTAACATTTATACctaacaatttaaaatatttttatattatcatttatataaattattacttgaattattttaaaaaatattaaatttatcatatataataagttataactaaatgattatataaaactttttataatatcttaattagtgcataatttttttctcaatgtaTATTGCTTGTTAGTTATGCAACAGCACAATTTATGGATGTTTATGGTTTGGCAAACATTTGGAGTGATTTGAATCGACCCCATCTAACTAGGATGGCGTAGTCAGGCTTATAATAATTACTACAAAGCCGTGTCACCGGACCACTCTAACCACAAGGGTAGTAGATAGGCTCCTATTTTATTTCCACAAGACAAGGCAGAAAAAAATGCAAGATAATGAATGCCAAAAAAAGAACAAACTATAAAATGACAAACTTGATCAAGATTTTATAAGGTGAATTATGTGCTTCTGTTGTATTTGCAGCTCAAAGAACTggtaaaggagaagaaaaatggTCACTACCTTTTACAGcttttacaaaagatttcagGTTTTTCATCATTACTAGCACTAGTGTCACTGATTTTGGCGTTCATCTCCTCATTGTCAAAATATTCTATTGCCTCTCAGACCCAAATTCTATTCCTAACCAACTCCAAAACAAAAAGCGAAAAGAATAGTAGGTGCTCATAATGCTAAGGAAATTTTTTGCCACAAGGGTATGACTGAATGAATATTATTATAACCATGTAGAAGTGGTTAGAATGACTTTTGAGCATCAGAGTTGGAAAATGTGTTGAAGAGTGCGAGTGAAGCCTATATTCTGCTTTTGAATTCTTGCAAGTAGAGCAAAGGCATGCCTTTTTggtgagtaatttttttatttggttttttcaCCTCAAAATTTGGGTCCTTTTCACCAGTCATTAAATACACAAGTGGAGAAAAAGCTCATCAACTTTTACTATTAAATTACGCaggcttttcttctttttatgatCCGGGTTGCTATGCACCAGCAACTATTGGCACAAAGCAGAACAGAACAGGACCCCGCGTGAGTAGAGAGCACCATCTGGGGTCTGAACTATATTCTCAGAATCCATAAATATATGTTGACAACTAGAGTAGTTTTCTGCAAGCAAAAGCACGCTCCTCATAAATCTTCCGTTGAAGCCTGAAGGCATGGGCTTGTATGGGTTGTTTTATAAACTATTAGTGTTACTTCCTACTATTACCGTGATTATTAGTACTATCGAATAGAagaggtattttttattttaatttatttttgagggGTGGGcattaaataaaagattacATTCCTGATATATTCTCCAATTCTCGCGCTAGTTGTTGCATATGCCATTTGGCTTATTTAAATCCCGAAGTAGAAATAGGGATAAAGGAACtaacatatcaaataaattaacatcAAATATTGAACTTTATATTCCATTTTTCCGAGGCAGGAAGCTTTTCAAGCTTTCAGGTTTCAATTGATATCAACATAACTAAACGGGAAAAATATATCAAAccaaaaagagggaaaaaaaataatagtggcTGCCATTCTCATGCATCTTCATTTGATGCCAAACAAACATGCTCAGATTcccaaattacaaaaaattaatttaaaagaataggGAAAAATCCAGTCTTATGTAGATTGTTAATTATTACAACCCACTATGTCTCGTGCAACGTAAAGATTCTTGCTTTCTTTGTATTCCCGAATACAGTGTTTTGAAATGTTTACAGATTGGAAAACTTgtgtagaaaacaaaacaaaaatatacatataggACAAAGAATCAATTAAGAACTAAAGGGCTCAGACAATCAGGATGAGGCATCAGAGTCAGTGGCATGCTTATGATTAGCATTTGCTGACCCTTGAAGCTGATCAATTCCCTTCCGTGATGCTTCCCAAAGTTGTTGTTCTATACTCAGCTTCCTCAACTCCAACAAGCCTCGCTCAACTAAATAAGAAGCAAAATGAGCGTAGTTCATACACAAAACACTCCAGTACATTAAAAGCAATAAAAATTGAACCATTAAGACATCAAAAGcaataaaaattgaacatttAAAAAACAACACCCTACTCTCTTTAAATTTTCCCCGTATACATCTAAAATCACAGCTACGTAATTTGTAATCATATGATACTACTGTATACTTTATGGATGTTTGTTTCATGGGAAGAGGGGAGGATTTAGGAAAGACGGAAAATAGCTATATATTTTCATCCCTCCGTCATTTTTGAAACAGTTGaagaaaagaatgagagagCATAAGTGGGTCCCATGTAAACGGTGTTCTATCCAACACTGGGCAGAATGGAGAGGGAGGAGCTCTTTTATACAAAgacaaaaatacttttattatatCAAATCTCATTCTTTATTTAGggtatttatatcattttacactttttcttttcttttctttcactttctACACAACTAAACaagaggaaagaaaatattttccctcTCATTTTCTTCCTACCAAACAACTTAAATTATCTTTctaatctttttctttccttttcttttcactttctttcctaaacaaaaaaatagtgttgcttAGCATTTTCCTCAATATGAAAAAGGTATAGATGATTAGACAAATTTAAGGAGCTTGATATTTATATAGCTGTTACGACCACTTCTTCGGTTCAGACAGAGTCAGGCCCAAAGATAATCATTGAATTCTTACCAGGTACTTCAAGTTTAGGTAAAACCTAAAAGTCGGGTTGTTTTGGAGTTAATTTTGCATGCACGGATGCCCCCAATTTTACTTATGAACAGGGATAAAACAGCaggacttttaaaaaataatagcaaaAACTTTATAAGTGTATGCCTGACCTTCTAGAGTAGCAGATTTGTCAAGCATACCTAGAGTTTTCTCCGTCTAAAAGATGTATatgcaaatattttaaaagaaatactcaaattattaattttagtctAAAAAACAATAACCACAGAACTGACATATAAAGCTTTGTTTTAGTCCGTACAGAGGTTGGCACTTGAGTAACCAACGATAGCTGTTAGGGTTAAACAAAGACAGAAAAAATACAGAGGAAGtacaaaaaacaagaaaatggaTTAAAATGAGGGCAAAACAattctattttctttaaatgatCGGTCAATCCTATCAGTGTGGTTTTAATAGAATCACCAAATTGCAAAGTTTTCAGCAGGTAGGATCATCCAGATCTATCATAAACCAGGCTGGAAAAAGCAAGGTTTATATCTATTGCTGAATGCTGAATTGCACAATAATGGATTGAATAGATTCAGTTCCACTAAATACCAATTCTGAGACAATTTAGGATCATTCCTGATTTATATGAGACTGAAATTCAGCTTGGTTCTGGTCATCATTTTGATTTCCCTTGTATACTAATTTGAGAACCAATATCAAAGATTTTTCTATTGACCTATATTATacagaataaatttttaaaatgaatttacgATCCATAGAGGAAACTTCTGTTGACAACATTTTGCCAATCAGCACACAATTCAAAAAACACGTATATATTAAACCCTCTGTAATTTCAAGACTGTTTACTTTAAAATTggtaaaaaacaacaaaagagcTTACCATCAACAGCATCATGTGAACTTGGTGACTGCCCACTGCGGGCAATCCAAAACTGAAGACGCTCTTCTGCAATATCTTCTTCCACGCAATGAAATAAAGCTCTTCTCCAGAAATAAGTTAACCATGCCTGTAATGTTTACAGTTTATTAGTAAATCATATCAAATTATGCATACATACTATTTTGAGAATAGTTAtactttaaattcaaaattcgaCATAAACTGTTCATCAAAAGCCACAGCCACGTGGGAGCCTCCATTGCAAAATTTCATCTAAAAAAGATGATGGTTGACGAAAAAGTGCAATAAAACAATTAACTGATTTTCCTTAGAAATAAAAGAGCAACAAAGAACACAAATCTCTGCCAAGCATGAGCCAAATAATAGTAGAAAGGGAATATATCACAATTTCGTAGAAATAAGACCATGAATAGAGCCAAATTTCAGAATCTTCAAATGAAAAGCAACTGACCTCTTTGAAAAGAACATCTTCTGCTTCCTCTTCACTTAATTCTggagaaaacaaagaaacagaAAATCAACAAGAATCATCAAGTCATCTGCCAGACAAATTTTCATTTAGCAATGAAGCATGGCTAAATGCAGCCATGTCTGTGTCATATACACATGAAGTCATTGGCCTCCCACATAAAGCCTATCCGCATAGATGGGGGTCAGCCCAAAATCAATAGAGTTTAAATAGTTCAATCAAATGTCGTATTGTTGTTATTGTCATATATAGTATACTATTATTGTCAAATAAGTGTCTCTACTGTCTAGGGGTATATACCAAATATTTTATGCCTTTTAGCTTGTAGAAGGCAAGAGATCTTTTACATTTGTCAGATAGTGAAGAGGGTAAAAATGACTACATCACCATGcaatttacaatatatatatatatatatatatatatatatatatatatatatatatatatatatatatatatgccctTGCCCTCCTATACAGATCCCGTATGACAAACAAAAACTGAACCTATTTCATATCAAAACTTATAATAGATAAACATCCcattaaagactaaaataaaagctGACAACTTCATTCTTACCAAATGCTTCTGAATATTTGGCATCACCATGTGATTTGGAATctgaaaataaatgaataaaaatgtgAACATTATAATTCAAATCATCTTTCTACTAAACAACCTATTTTGGAATAGTTTCAAAACAACAGTTTTGAGGAAATTACTAAAAAAGCGTGTACATGGAACAAAACTATTCAAATagagtttttaatttattacaaattagaCATGCACACGGCAAACCATAAACTAAGCATAATCTGAATTAACCAAAActgaataaaaaaggaaagacaatgCTCTATTAATATGGTTGAACTAGAACTATACTAACAGCAGGTAGACAGAAGTCCCGGATCAAATGAAAGAATTGAGAGTAACAATATTGATTAAGAGAAGTAGAAAACtgacattttaaaaagataCAAGATGTTAAATTAAATACCTAAAACAGACTGCCGAACTGAATTTGGTCGTCTGTGTTGGGCTAATGCGAGCACAACAGCATCCTCaacctacaaaataaaaaaaaaatttaaaaataatgataggAGCTGAAATTTACTATAGAAGAGTATGTGAGGAGAATGCCAACCCTTTACAATCAGAGGAAGCCCTCTGTACAGAACACTAGCAGcaacaaacaaaaatggaaaagttgcaaaaaacacccccccccccccaaaaaaaaaaaaaaaccttcacCACTCAACATGTGATAGCTGTCAATGTTATTGTTACAGTCATTCCACTCCCTTCTAACATACTGGACCTCTGGCATTCCCTCTGCAGTAAGCACAATCTCATTTTCTCTAATTCCTCTGTTGCATCCTTTCATACACATGTAGTCCGTCATTCTTATCCAACCCATGTTTCTTTTTATAGCATAAACATGTGATATGGGTGCATCAAATATCTTTTAGAACTCAGCAAGGAAAAGGATGAATATAAAATGGTATGATACAAAAGATAGGAAGAAGTCAAATTTCAACAGGACTCATATTATAGAAATTTGGGTTCTTGTAATCTGTGCTTTAAAAGGAgtgaaagtttttaaaatataattctttgtATCTAAAATGTCCAAGAGAAAAGTGTGATAAGAAACTAAACAAGCAagacactaatttttttaaaaataaaataaaatccaggAGAACCTTTAAGTTGGCAAGTTCCCTCAAACCCATCTCAACTGAGAGCATACTCTCAATATTTCCTTCCCCAGCAAGATCATTCAAATCACGAACAAGTTTGCTTCTATCTGGACCATCAGCACCTGGTCCATGCTCTTTAATTAGACATCATTGTAAACAATTTCAGAGATATATAATTCACATGAATTTTCTGAGTACCAACTCATACTCACTTTTGTTCCAAGATTCCTCCTTAGCCTTCTGTCCAGCAGAGATGACAAGTTCAAAAGGAAGAGGAGCTAGAGAAGACCAATGTTCATGCTTGGATTGTGCTATATCTGCACATATGCCTAAAAAGCATAGAAGAAACATGTCACGAGAATTATAAGGACTTTGTTATTGTTAACGGATGAACTGACTTTTGCATAATATACTTCTCAAAGTTTGGTAAGTCATGATTTTTCagatcaaaggaaaaaaaagtagttAAGATTGGAAAGTGTCTTCTTTTCACAGAAAGTAGAGAGCAGTACTGCAGTAGTAATTTCATTACCATGTTTTACAGCAAGACCCCAGTAGCGGGCAAGCCAACATCTCTTCAGGACAACTTCCTCCTAAAAGACAGATAAGAAGATGAATTAAGACAAATGGGAAAATGAAAACttgttaaatattatttcaatgGTAAACACAAACCATTTCTTCTTGGGTCAAAATCATTCTCTGTGTCATTGTGCGAAGGGCCTTTGCTTCAGCTTCAGCTTCTTGCTGTTGTTCCAAAGCTGCTGTAGCGTCATCTTTTAGGTTCTGACAAATATAAAGAAGATAGCTAAATCTTACACCAGAGAATGATTGATCAGAGCAGATATACATGGTACAATAaaaggggggagggggggggggggatgcaTGCTTTTTTCAAAACTACCTGAATTTCCACTCGAAGGGCTGCAATATCCTCATCTCTCCCACTCTGTGTTTGTTGAGCAGCCTTGAGAGCAGCCTGTACAAAAATATTGAGTATTCTAAGGACAATCTTAGAAAGAATGGACCAACATTGTTGAGCCTCTTGCTCAAATGCCACAATTTAAGAAGAAAATTGTAACTAGAAACAGAGTTTTACAAACAATCAAGCTGCATAACTGCCTCTGATTCATGCTCCTTAGCACAAATATGCACTTATGCATTTTTCTCAATAATACAGAAAGTCAAAAACGTTTTTGAGATTAATACTTAAAGGAGGTAGAATAGTGCATTATCAATCAAGGGTGACCACAGAACTTCAAACTTCCAACCATCATTAATTTCGTATTTCTGCCACATCTAATATCCATTGTTTCAGTATACCTCTCTTTGACGCAGAGCAGCTTCCTTCCTGCAAATATATCACACAAAAATCATAaccttcaataaaataaataatttcagtACCAGCTAGAATACAAGAGAATTTAAAGCCAGTTTACCTGCTCAGCAGTTTAGCTTCGAGGGATACACCTTCTCCAAGAGAAGCAACCTGACAGAGTCAAAATGAACAAGGATACAGTTATCGGCAAACTCAGCACATGGAATGACAACTATATAGTTGCGCATAGTTAAATAGATCTTAGTGCCTATAGGCtccatttggataaatttctttACCAGCACTAATAGGGGGGAAAATAGGGAGGTAAAATGAATCTTACTAATAAGAACCTTGGGAGAATCACGTAATAAAAGCTGGCTGTTGTAGTCAGAGATCCCAAGGCCTTATAAAACCCACACTAGAATCCCATACTTCTGATGTCAAACTCAAGTCCCATATCTTGCAATTTGATCCTAACATCCTACCACACTTTGCAGCCCTAACACCCATGCAGGCTGGTTGTGCACTAGCACTTTGGATAGTCATGAGCAAACACCGCAATATCAGTGTTGCCAACCACACTGCTCATTTGCAATTGAGACATGAAGAACCTTCAGAAAGCCACACCATAAAAGCTAGTCATTGTAGTTGGAAAGTCCATGGCGATATAAATTGTTGGAAAACCACCTTAATTGCAGTCACTCCTAGCCCGCCTTAGTTGTAGCCTCTTTGGGAGCTGCCTAAATTGCGGCCTCAAGGTTGGTGGTTTCATCCCACATCAACTAGAGATATGACTTAAATAGAGCTTGTAAAGCATGGGCAATCCTCAACTTACAAGTTGATTTTGTGGGGTTAAATAAGATCCTAAACCCAAATTCTAAGATAAACCCGACTCATACTTCCCGTGTGGGACTGAAGTCCCCATGCCTTGTAATTGGATCCTAACACACACTTCACTCCttccataagttaaaataagATCATGCACTCAATTTTTGTAGTTGAGAGAGTTTCCAGAAGAGTCAAGGAGCATAAGTTGAACTTGAGAAAGAACTAgaagtttgattcattttacttccttattttcttctcctataaatgTCTATTGAGAagtttattattgaaaaaaattcaaatctcaCATCAACTAGAGATAGCGTcaagatagagtatataagtgggtGACAATTCACATCCTATGAGCTagtttttggggttgagttaggcctaaaCCCACATTCTAATATCTATTCTAGGAAAAAAACTACCTGTTTCTCAAGTTCCCTTGTTCTGGCCTCCACTTCTTGGCGTTTTTCCTCTGCTTGTCTTAGCTGGAATATAATCAGGCATTGTGTTCAACATCACTTAACACAAGCAAAAAGCCAACTTTGTTTGGCTGTGAATGAACATACCTTTTCTAATAAAACCTCATTCTCTTCTTGTAGCATATCGAGCTGCAATATCAGTATGAATCAGCTTCAAAACTCAtcctttatttataaattagtttaaaaaccTACTTAAAGCTTAAAAATTAGCAGAGCCAATATAAGGATCATCAGATTTAGCTTTTGGAGATTAAAATTGGGGAATGTAAATACTATACTTCATCACGGAGTGCAGAAGCTTCACGCTGATCTCCTGTGTCTTTTGAGTTAAGTGGTCTGATGGATATATCTGATGTAAACCTGAAACCATCACTAATGATTATAATTCAAAGAGTGGGTCATCAATATTCCTAATGGCCAACAAACTAGAATTATCTAGGCTATCACTTCATTCAGTCTGCATACATAcacaaagataaagataaatacATGacctcaataaataaaataaggattAAATTCATTCATGCATAAAAaagaactgatttttttttatcagcataaaaaaaaaagaactgatTAAATGCACGTGGACTGTTGGAGATGTCAAAATTGGCCAAATCATGACTAGAGACACGTATTCAACctccttataaattataaactataaagctcgtaatatatatatatatatatatatatatatatatatatggcacaGCAAGATAGTATCATGATGATTTTGTAGGAAGAGGGCCTTGAACTTTAGTGATGacttcacacacacacataagtATTTTGAAACTATCCATGTATGACAACTTCCCATCTTTTGGGGTAGTTTTTGAATTGTGGAGAGGTAACACGACCAAACAAGTCACTGAAGTAGTCTTACAACTGACAAATGTTTTACATGTCTATTTCTTTATTTCTGTTAAGGGTCCAACTAAAGAGTACTTTGGTATTTATTCAAGAATATCAAAATGGAactaaataatttaacaaaaaatagagTGTATGCAGGTTTGGTTTAGCTTATTTTTGCTAGCTTCATGAGGTGCtttaaaagggggggggggggggggagattatTTCTGGGAAAGAAGCTATTCCGAAACACCCAATTCATACattataaactttaaaataaaaaaatattttgataattttattttaaaatccttAACAAGCGCCTCTATGACATTCCATAGCATTTGCcttctttaaaatttatgacaattCATCTTCAGTATTACAGTATTATCAACTCGACCTGGAAAGGCTCCAAGACGTAAAAGCATACAAGTTAATTACTCCCATAGCTACAGAACCATAAGAATTAAGGTGGAACAGAACTACACAGTACCTTTTGTCTCTATTCCGATTGGTAGGAGGGTCAATAGGAGGTATAGCCATAGGCGTTCGGAGTGTGGATTTGTTCGGAGCCACCACTGCCGCCGAGCGAACTGAAACTGCCGGTCTTCCGGCTG comes from the Glycine soja cultivar W05 chromosome 6, ASM419377v2, whole genome shotgun sequence genome and includes:
- the LOC114416063 gene encoding coiled-coil domain-containing protein SCD2-like isoform X1 — translated: MDRRRNASPVYARQWSGGSSSTGSSSPAMSPAHPQSRLGPTSATGLSTVKRTQNVAAKAAAQRLARVMASQTTTADDGEDDDDLDFRFSAPPPASLSSFSSNSGSNRSASANATAIPPISVARPNRSPSPALGRNFVEHTHSVRSTSAGRPAVSVRSAAVVAPNKSTLRTPMAIPPIDPPTNRNRDKRFTSDISIRPLNSKDTGDQREASALRDELDMLQEENEVLLEKLRQAEEKRQEVEARTRELEKQVASLGEGVSLEAKLLSRKEAALRQREAALKAAQQTQSGRDEDIAALRVEIQNLKDDATAALEQQQEAEAEAKALRTMTQRMILTQEEMEEVVLKRCWLARYWGLAVKHGICADIAQSKHEHWSSLAPLPFELVISAGQKAKEESWNKSADGPDRSKLVRDLNDLAGEGNIESMLSVEMGLRELANLKVEDAVVLALAQHRRPNSVRQSVLDSKSHGDAKYSEAFELSEEEAEDVLFKEAWLTYFWRRALFHCVEEDIAEERLQFWIARSGQSPSSHDAVDVERGLLELRKLSIEQQLWEASRKGIDQLQGSANANHKHATDSDASS
- the LOC114416063 gene encoding coiled-coil domain-containing protein SCD2-like isoform X2, with the protein product MAIPPIDPPTNRNRDKRFTSDISIRPLNSKDTGDQREASALRDELDMLQEENEVLLEKLRQAEEKRQEVEARTRELEKQVASLGEGVSLEAKLLSRKEAALRQREAALKAAQQTQSGRDEDIAALRVEIQNLKDDATAALEQQQEAEAEAKALRTMTQRMILTQEEMEEVVLKRCWLARYWGLAVKHGICADIAQSKHEHWSSLAPLPFELVISAGQKAKEESWNKSADGPDRSKLVRDLNDLAGEGNIESMLSVEMGLRELANLKVEDAVVLALAQHRRPNSVRQSVLDSKSHGDAKYSEAFELSEEEAEDVLFKEAWLTYFWRRALFHCVEEDIAEERLQFWIARSGQSPSSHDAVDVERGLLELRKLSIEQQLWEASRKGIDQLQGSANANHKHATDSDASS